Genomic DNA from Corynebacterium diphtheriae:
GTATTTTCGGCAGCATCCGCGAAACGGACCAGCTCCGCTTCCGTTGTGGAATCGTCGTGTTCTTCGTAATCGTCATAGTCGCGCCGAGATTCTCCAAGCCCCAGTTTTGCAGATGCTTGGTGTGCAATACGATCGGCAGACAATTTCTTTTTGTTTGGGTGGGTAACCAGTTTCGGCTCGGGGCGACCGTCGATGGCATAGGCCACCACGTTGATATCTTGGGCGGTATCAATATCAAAGCCTAGCCAATGGCGTTGCGCTTCAGCGACAAGGTCGATCGGCTGGAATGGTAGTGCGATGCCGCCGATTTGTTCGGCTTTTTCGCCGGCCCAGTAAGCATTTTCAAAAGGTTCGGGCAGGCCGGTGTCTTCGTAGACGCGTTCGCGGCGCGCCGAAAACGCACGCTTGACTGTGTCTCCAGACCAGTGAGCGAAGGCTCCCAAACCCGATTCTGGGTTGACCGCGAAGGCGTAGACGTCTGCTGCGGGGATAGCACCTCGTAGTTTGGAGTCAATCGCTGAAATATCGCGGGCATCGGTGATAACAGTTTGAATTACAGAAAGGCCTGGAAAACCTGCGATATAAAACTCGCCTTGTGAGGCTTGCGCCGAGCGATTGAGCGAAAATTGTCCGATGGGGGTAATCGGCCAGCGGGAATTCATCTGAGCCAACAATTTGCGCCCGAAACCACGGTCGGCCCGTGGGGAAGCGGCGATGACTGCTTCGGGATGGGCAGTGGTGACAAACCACAGCGTGACAACGGCACTATGTTGTGGCGCATTTTCCATGGCTCGTGAGTCCCCTCAGATTACTTTCGCGGCCGCTTGGTGTTCGTGCGCACACCCAGAAGCACATCCTCCCAGTGCGGGGTTACTGCTTTACGACGCCTCTTGCCACCTTGTTTGTGCTCATCTTGGGAGTGCTGTGCGAAGTCATCACCGGTTACCTCTGTGGTTGGTTCTTGGGTATCGGTTGGTGCAGATGCGGAGTCGTCGATAGCCATGAGGTCGTCGCGAGTTTGTTCTGCTTCGCTTTCTGCGGAAACCAAATGTGGTCGCCCAGTGGCAACGGCAGACAATGAGCGTACTGGCTGCGAGAATTCTGGATCGATGAGGTCTGCTGCCACCGCATTGCGTGCAACAGCAGTAGCGGCACTCGTGCCGTGTCGATGATAGGACCATTCGGCGACTGTTTCGCCTAGTTCTGGGCCCCACTTCACACTAACAACCCACTGTCCAGAAGGATCGCGGTAAGCGTCCCAGTGGGAGCGAGTCAGGTCTTCGCCACGCGCAGCGAAGGCTGTTGCCAAGACTTCCCACAGTGTGAGGTCCGCGGGGCCGTCGTTACGCACGGGGTGAGATTTTTTAGATAGCTCCGCGATACGAGCGCGTTCCAATAGAACTGGGTGCGCATAGGGTTCGATGCGCGATTCGGTTACACCATTTTCTTCGGCGATTTCTGCGATTGTGGCCCCGGAACGAATACGTTCTTGGATCTCGCGTGGGCGCATTGATAATGGCGTAGATAAACGAGGATCGACCTCCCGGCTCGGGCGTGGCTCTCGGGTGGTAAGGGATCCGCGTGGGCGCGAAAGAGTCTTGTCATCGGGAGTGTCGTCCTCAACGCTGGCGTCTTCTACTTCAACCTCAACGTCGGCATCATCGTTGGGAGATGGTGCGCAAGTCTCTTCGACAGAGTTCTCAGAATCTTCAGGCTGATCGGGGTCTTCCTGATGAAGAAGTGCCGCGCGAAGCGCGTCGGTGACCTCTAGAAAAAACTGTTCCTCGGGATTATCCGCAGCATGGAAGACCAACGATGTTGCGGAGGATTCCGTGGGGACGAGGATTAGTTCCTTCATCAATACTCCTTCGACTGGGGAAATGGTACTGCAAGGTGCAGATATCACTATCGTCTACTGTAACGCAGCCCAAGGCGTTGCGGGTTCTACGACGAGGTAGCGTGCCGAAAGAAATTGCCGAACTGACAAAATATCCCTTAGCTCAGCGGCAACCATAAAAGTGGCATCGTCTGAGCTAAGGGGAAAAGAAACGGATAGGAATTACGCTTGGGCGAAACCGTTGTCGAGGACGTAGTCGATGGCGGCGGTCAGTGTTTCCACATCGGCGGTATCGATGGCAGGGAACATACCGATACGCAGCTGGTTGCGGCCTAGCTTGCGATAAGGCTCTACGTCGAGGATTCCGTTGGCGCGTAGCACCTTAGCTAGCGCAGCGGCATCAATGGAATCATCAAAGTCAATAGTGCCCACGACCAGAGAACGCTTCGCAGGATCGGTTACATAAGGAGTTGTTTCAGCGCGCTTTTCTGCCCATTCGTACAATGCGGAAGAATTAGCGGTGGTGCGTTCAACCATGGCATCAAGGCCACCATTGGCGTTCATCCACTCCACTTGGTTTTCCAGCATCAAAAGCGTGCCTACAGCAGGGGTGTTGTAGGTCTGGTTCTTACGGGAATTGTCCACAGCAGTCTGGAGGTTGAGGAATGCCGGAATGAAACGGTCCGAAGCATTGATCTTCTCAATACGCTCCAACGCTGCAGGGCTCATCGCTGCAAGCCACAAACCACCATCGGAGGCAAAGCACTTCTGAGGAGAGAAGTAATAAACATCGGCATTGTGCATATCCACGGGCAGTCCGCCGGCACCAGAGGTGGCGTCGATAGCTACGAGCTGGCCATCAGAATTTTCTGGACGAATAACGGGAACCATAGCGCCTGTCGACGTCTCGTTGTGTGCCCACGCGATAACGTCGCAGCCCTCCATAGCCACAGGGGTAGGTGTATCGCCTGGCTCGGCGGAAATAATCGTAGGTTCGTCCAACCACGGTGCTTGCGCAGAGGCTTTTGCAAACTTGCTGGAGAACTCGCCAAAAGTGAGGTGTCCGGACTTCTTCTCAATTAAGCCGAAGGTTGCTGCATCCCAGAAAGCGGTGGCGCCACCCAAAGAAAGTACGATCTCGTAGCCATCTGGCAACGAGAACAGGGAAGAAAGCCCCTCTCGGATACTTCCAACAATGTTCTTCACAGCTGGCTGACGATGAGAAGTGCCGATAACATCTGCGCCAGCATTAACGATGGCGTTCAGTTGTGCTGGGCGAACTTTAGATGGGCCACATCCAAAGCGCGGATCGGCGGGGATCAGGGTACTGGGAAGAGTAGGGTACTCGCTCATGTGTCACGCTTTCTCGTTGTAGGACAACGCACAAAAAGGGATAAGGACTCAAAAGATTTGTCCGCATCAGTGGGGTGGCAGTGCCGCCCATGAGGTGGAATAGTACCGAATGCTTGCATAGTTGGAAGCCTCTGCTGTGACATCACCTGCTGAACAGTAGAAATAGGCGATTTTGTTGCAAAAATGGGGGGATCGTATGCAAAGTTGCGTGGGTGGGACTGTCATGTTTCCACAGGTAGCAACGCTGATTTTATGTTCGTTTTCAAACTAATGTTATGTATGCCACAGATTTTGTTACACTGTGCAGTGTTCCATGCATTCGTGCCCAATTTTTAGCAAAAGCGGCGACATCATAGTTTCGCAACAGCGAATAAAGGTGTATGAATGGTGAGCACACCCTTACCCTCATGGGTGACCGGCAAGGTGAGGGGCCAAAATTAAAAAGTGTCATTAGATTCCAAGGTGGGCTATTGCCCTGCAAGTCTCCGCGGATCACCTTTGTGGTGACATGGCAGGAATGCTTCCCCTTTATGGGGGTGTTTCCGTATGTGGTTTTAGGTGACGGATCAGCAGTGAGCTGGCTAACCTAAGGCAGAAGGCGAGTAACACTGCAGTCTTGGATCTCAACAGTGCACTTTCACACAACAGTGCAAAAGTGCACGGAAAAACAAATTGAAAGGGATGCTTGTGGCTACTGAAAACAAGGATAAGGCGGTTCTTCACTACCCTGGTGGCGAGTATGAGATGGATATCATCCATGCAACCGAGGGCAACGATGGTGTTGTACTGGATAAATTGCTGTCCCAAACCGGCATGGTCACTTTTGACCCCGGCTATGTAAGCACCGGTTCTACTGAATCGAAGATCACCTACATTGACGGCGACAACGGCATCCTGCGCCACCGCGGCTATGACATCGCGGATCTAGCGGAAAACGCAACCTTCAACGAAGTCTCCTACCTTCTGATTAAAGGCCACCTGCCAACCGTTGATGAACTCCACAAGTTCAACAACGAAATCCGTCACCACACCCTGCTGGACGAGGACTTTAAGAGCCAGTTCAACATCTTCCCACGTGACGCACACCCAATGTCCGTGCTGGCTTCCTCCGTGAACATCTTGTCCACCTACTACCAAGATCAGCTCAACCCACTCGATGAGGAGCAGCTAGACAAGGCAACCGTTCGCCTGCTGGCTAAGGTCCCAATGCTCGCGGCTTACGCATACCGCGCATCCAAGGGTGCACCATACATGTACCCAGACAACTCCTTGAATGCTCGTGAGAACTTCCTGCGCATGATGTTCGGTTACCCAACCGAGCCATACGAGGTTGACCCAGTAGTAGCAAAGGCACTGGATAAGCTGCTCATTCTGCACGCAGACCACGAGCAAAACTGCTCAACCTCCACCGTCCGCATGATCGGCTCCGCGCAGGCTAACATGTTTGTTGCTGTTGCTGGTGGCTTCAACGCCCTTTCCGGCCCACTGCACGGTGGCGCAAACCAGGCCGTTTTGGAAATGCTCGAAGAGATCAAGGCCAACGGCGGCGACGCTACCGACTTTATGAACCGCGTGAAGAACAAGGAAAAAGGCGTTCGCCTGATGGGATTCGGCCACCGCGTGTACAAGAACTACGACCCACGCGCAGCCATCGTGAAGGAAACCGCACACGAGATCCTCGAACACCTCGGTGGCGACGAACTTTTGGATCTTGCCATGAAGCTCGAAGAGATCGCACTGAGCGATGACTACTTCGTATCGCGCAAGCTGTACCCGAACGTCGACTTCTACACCGGCTTGATCTACCGCGCAATGGGATTCCCCACGGACTTCTTCACCGTCCTCTTTGCCATCGGTCGTCTGCCAGGCTGGATCGCTCAGTACCGCGAGCAGTTGGCAACCACCACCAAGATCAACCGCCCACGTCAGATTTACACCGGAGAAACCTTGCGAAAGGTCACTCCACGCGAGCAGCGTTAAGTTGATGACCTGCTAATTTCGACCGAGCGAGTGGATTTTCAGTACACTGTTATCCACGCGCTCGGTTTTCGCTGTGTTGATACACCTCCTCGGCGGCGATCCGCAGCCGAGTTCACACGTTAATATTCCGAGCAATTTGTACATCGATCCAAGGAGTTAGAGATCCATGGAAAAGCCCCAGATCCAGGTTCCCGAAGGACCAGCCCCAGAAGACATCGTTATCGTCGACCTCATTGAGGGCGATGGTGCAGAAGCACAGCCAGGTGGCCTTGTAGAGGTTCACTACGTAGGCGTCGACTTTGAAAACGGCCAAGAGTTCGACTCCTCTTGGGACCGCGGCCAAAGCATCGAGTTCCCATTGTCTGGCCTCATCGCTGGTTGGCAAGAAGGCATCCCAGGCATGAAGGTTGGCGGTCGCCGCCAGCTCACCATTCCACCAGAGGCAGCCTACGGTCCTGCCGGTGGCGGACACCCACTGTCCGGTCGCACCCTCGTGTTCGTGATTGACCTTCTCAACGTCGGCTAATCGCACACAACAGTAAGAAGCAACAATAACGCCCGTAGACAAATTCGCGATCTACGGGCGTTATGCATATCAAATCACCGTCACACCGTTAGATCAATGTGTGGGCGAGCTTTTCGTAGCGCTGTAAACGGGACTCGCGTCCCACCGCGGGAGAATCATCCAGTTCGGCGAGAGCCACAGTAATCTTCTCAAGCACACAAGTTGCAAAAGCGTCAGGATGCTGATGCGCAGCGACAGGTTCGTCGATAATGGCGTCGATAATGCCAACCTCTTTGAGTGTTACCGCCGAAACTTGCTGTTCCTCCATCATTTGTGCCGCATGGGACGTATCGCGATAAATAATCGCAGAGGCACCCTCTGGAGGAAGAGGGCTCAACCATGCATGAGAAGTCGCAAGAACCTTGTCCGCCGGAAGCATAGCCAAAGCACCCCCGCCACAGCCTTGGCCCAAAATGAGAGACAGCGTCGGAACATCTACCGACACAAGCTCACTGAGAGTACGAGCAATCGAACCTGCCAAACCATGCTCTTCGGCATAGTCGCTGAGCTCAGCACCCGGAGTATCGATAATAGAAATCAACGGAAGCTGCAGCTCATGGGCAAGTAGAATGCCGCGCCGAGCGCAGCGTAATGCCTCAGTGCCAAGCTCCGTGGTGGCATGAGGGGGCTGCGCATGACGATCCTGAGCAATAATCACAGCACTGCGCCCCGCAAGACGGGCCACGGCCACAATCACAGCGGGGGAGCGTCGGCCGTCGCCACTGCCAAAAAGCTGAACATAATTATCGCGACCGATGGCATGCATGATGCTGCGCGCGCCGGGTCGATCAATATGCCGAGTAGTCTCAATCGACTCCCATACGCTGTGGCGATCAGAATCGATTTGGCAGGGGTCGCTGTGGGGTGTTGCGGTCACGTCTGCGGGGCTCAGAATGACCTCGACAATCTTTTTCAGCGACGCGCGTAGCTCCCGTGGGGAAATAACGCCGTCGATGACTCCTTTTTCGGCCAGATTTTCACCCGACTGCACACCTTGGGTAAGCGGGCGGCCAGTGGTGAGCTCAACGACGCGCGGACCCAGAAAACCCAATAATGCATCGGGTTCAGCGAAAGTGAAGTGGCCCGCAGACCCCCAAGAAGCCATAACGCCACCAGTCGTGGGATTGCGAAGATACACCAAGTAGGGCAGGTGTGCGTCTTTGTGTCGGTACACGGCGGTGGTGATGGATACCATGAGGGCAAAAGCGGGGGTGCCTTCCTGCATACGAGTACCGCCTGAAGAAGGCGAAATAAGGAGCGGTAGGCGCTGTTCAGTTGCTTTGTGAATTGCTGCAATGATGCGTCGGGCGGTAGCGGCTCCGATAGAGCCACCGAGGAAGTTGAATTCGCTGAGGACCACGGCAACGCGGTGGCCATAAATAGTGCCCTCACCTGTGATTACGGATTCGTCTACCCCTGATTTTTCGCGGGCCTTGGCAAGGAATTGTTGGTAACTTTCTGAGATATCCCCATAGACCGGTGCGGTATCCCAACTATGAAAAGAATCGGTGTCGAGAACCTGGGCTATGAGCTCGTGTGCGGTCGTTCGGGTCATGGCACCACCCTATAAAGAACACGAGTGGTTGGTGCAGAAATTGTGCAAAAATTTGCCAATAGGGGGTGCATAGGGTGGATTATCGGTGTTGAATGGTGACCATGAAACAACACGAGAACATCATTCCCACCATCACGCTCAATGATGGTACGGAAATGCCCGCGATTGGTTTTGGTACATATAAGTTGCGTGAACAAGATGCCTATAGGGCAGTGCGTAGCGCCATCGAGGTGGGGTATCGCCATATTGATACTGCTTCTTTGTATAAGAACGAAGAGGAGGTAGGCCGTGCGGTGGCTGACGCGATCACTGCAGGCGAGGTAGCTCGTGACGAGCTTTTTATCACCACCAAGGTGTGGAATGACATGCACGGGGACCAGCTCACGCAGCGCTCGTTCCAAGAATCCCTCCAGCGGCTTGGCCTAGATTACATCGATTGCTGCATGGTGCATTGGCCGTGGCCGCAAAAGGGGCTCTACGTAGAATCCTTTGCAGCATTGGCAAAGATTCAGGGGTTGGGGCAGCTGCAGTCGGTTGCGGTAGCTAATTTCTATCCTGAAGTTCTGCGCGAGATCGTCGCGGAGACTGGTATTGCGCCTGTGTTGAATCAGGTGGAATTGCATCCTGGTTTTTCTCAAGCCGAGCAGCGCACCGTGGACCGTGAACTGGGAGTGGTTACGGAGGCATGGTCGCCTTTGGGACGGGGTGATTCGCTGAACGCGGAGGCTATTACGTTGATCGCGCAGTGTTATGAGAAAACGCCGGCGCAGGTGACGTTGCGGTGGATTCATCAGTTGGGTTGCTCTGTGGTGCCTAAATCGGCGAACCCTCAGCGGCAGCGTGAGAACCTCGACATTTTCGATTTTGAGCTCAACACGGAGGACATGAACAGCATTACATCGCTCGACGAGCAAGGTGGTCGGCTGTTTGTTGATCCGCACGACTTCCCAGGCGAGGTGGAGTAGTGGCGCAGGTAGAGGTGCGTATCGACGGCCACCTGATGTGTGTCACCGTAAATAGACACGAGGCTCGCAACGCACTTTCTGCACAGATGTGCGATGATATTACATCTGCTCTTAATAATGCAGATGAGCAGGCGCGTGACACTGCAGCTATTCGCGCCGTGCTCATCCGTTCTGTTGGTACGATCTTTTGTGCCGGAGCAGATTTGGGCAGTACCACCCAAAGTGATGATGCGGCTGAGGTAACGCAGTCGGATTTCCATGACTCTCTTACGCGCATGTTGGAATCGGTTGTTTCCTGTGGAGTCCCAGTTATTGCTGATATTCAAGGACCAGCTGTTGGCGCTGGCATGCAGCTGGCATTGAGCTGCGACCTGCGTTTGGTTCATCATGCTGCATGGTTTAAGGTGCCGGCGGCGTCTCTTGGGTTCGCGCTCGACGGATGGACTATTAATAGGGCACAGTGTTTGCTGGGCGGTGGTTGGGCGCGATCAATTTTCTTGGGCGGCGCAACGCTATCGGCACCGCAGGCGGTGGCAACTGGTTTTGCGCTGGAGATCGCTGATTCCGATTCTGCGATTGCCTATGCTCATCGTATTGCTGGAATGGCACCCTTGGCGCTGCGGCAACTTAAATCCGCGCTCAACAGTGCTGATTTTGAATATGCGCTTGTTGGGGAATCTCGTGATCTTTTTGCCCAATGTTGGGCTAGTACGGATGCTCGCGAAGGGCAGCTGGCTCGAAAACAAAAGCGAGATCCGGTGTTTACTGGTCGCTGATTCTGCTAGGACTGTGGTGGCCTCTTTGCAAGGGTTTTCCTTGTGATGAGGTCATTTTTTATTGTGTAGGGGGCATTAACAAACTTTGCAAAAGTCTCTGGATGAGTGTGTTGGGGGTGGAATGGGAGCGGATATTGTGGCAGTTCACTGGCTGTCTGGGGGTAAGTAAATGATTGTGAAAGGAGAAAAGGACATTCTTCACTATCGGAATTTTTGTGACTTGGGTAACTTTCACTGTTAAAGATTTGTGGTGCAGCACACATGAATGGATGGGTGCCGTTCTGCAGGTTTGAGTCACCTCGTGACAATTCCCCGAACAACTAGACAGCAAAAGGAGCATTAACAATTATGAATGCCCCAGTAACCCCCATGCAGCGGCGGGAACCCTCCAGCGAGGAATTCCGCGCAATGCAGGCAAGTCCACAGTTTGTTGATCTCAAACGAACGTATCGATCCTTCACTTTTCCCATGAGTATCGTCTTCTTCGTGTGGTACTTGGTTTTTGTGATCACTGCCACCTATGTGCCTGATCTCATGGGTAAGGCAGTAGTGGGCTCCGTGAATGTGGGAGTCGTCCTCGGGGTTGCTCAGTTTGTTACCACATTCATTATTACGTGGGTCTACATCAAATTTGCCAACAAAAACATCGAGCCACGCGCAGCGGCGATCCGCGAGTCCATGGAAGGATAAGCAATGAACATTTATACTTTGGCAGCTGATGCCCCAGGCTCTGCTGCCGGCAACCCAGTACTGAACATCATTGTGTTCATTGCCTTTATCATGATCACGATGGCTGTGGTTCTTCGCGCTGGAAAATCCACCAACGAAGCATCGGATTTTTACACCGGTGGTGGATCCTTCTCCGGAAAACAAAATGGCCTTGCTATCGCGGGCGACTACCTTTCGGCAGCATCATTTTTGGGCATTGTTGGTGCTATTGCTCTCAGTGGCTACGACGGATTCTTGTACTTCATAGGATTCTTCGTTGCGTGGCTCGTAGCGCTACTCCTAGTGGCTGAACCACTGCGTAACGTTGGTCGATTCACCATGGCAGATGTGCTGTCATTCCGTCTCAAGCAAAAGCCAGTTCGCGTGGCGGCGGCGTTTGGCACTCTATTTGTTTCCTTGTTCTACCTCATTGCTCAAATGGCTGGTGCGGGTTCGCTGGTGTCGGTGCTGCTCGATCTTCATGATCACTCGGCTCAAGCAATCGTTGTTGCTGTGGTGGGCGTCATCATGATCGTCTACGTGCTCATCGGTGGTATGAAGGGCACAACGTATGTGCAGATGATCAAGGCCGTGCTTCTTGTTGGTGGTGTGACCAGCATGACGATCCTCGTGTTCTTCTCGGTCAAAGGTGGTTTCAGCCAGCTTTTCGACGCTGCCGTGCACACGCACTCCCAGTCGGATTACTTGGCAAAGAAGGGCTATGAGGCTTCCCAGATTTTGGAGCCAGGCCTAAAGTACGGAAAGTCGGAAACGTCGAAACTGGACTTCCTCTCGCTCGGTATTGCACTGGTTCTCGGTACTGCCGGTTTGCCACACGTGCTCATGCGCTTCTACACCGTTCCTACAGCTAAAGAGGCGCGCCGCTCGGTGGTGTGGGCCATCATCTTGATTGGCTCTTTCTACCTGATGACCCTCGTTTTGGGCTTCGGTGCAGCAGCTCTAGTTGGCCCAGACCGCATTATGAAAGCCCCAGGAACTGCTAATGCTGCAGCACCGCTGCTGGCACTTGAACTCGCAGGTCCCGTCTTTATGGCACTGATTTCCGCAGTAGCCTTTGCTACGGTGCTCGCTGTGGTAGCAGGTCTTGCCATTACCGCCTCCGCGTCTATTGCACACGATCTTTATGATGCAGTGCTCCGTGACGGCAAATCCACCGAGGAAGAGCAGGTCCGCGTCTCTCGTATCACAGTGGTAGCCATCGGTGTAGCGGCCATCATTTTGGGAATCCTTGCGATGGAACAAAATGTAGCCTTCCTCGTCTCGCTTGCCTTCGCCATTGCTGCCTCGGCTAACTTGCCGACCATCTTGTACTCGCTGTATTGGAAGCGGTTTAACACCACAGGCGCTGTGGCCTCTATTTACACCGGTTTGATCTCCGCACTGGTGCTCATCATCTTCTCGCCTGCAGTATCTGGGTCCGAAACCTCGATGATTTTGGGTGCAGACTTCGCATGGTTCCCATTATCGAGCCCCAGCTTGGTATCCATTCCGCTGGCTTTCATTGCCGGAATTGTGGGCACCTACCTTGGTCGTCCAGATAACCTCGATCATCTACAAGCAGAAATGGAAGTCCGTTCGCTTACCGGAGTAGGCGTTGAGGCTCCAGTGGATCACTAGATCCCGATAAGACAATCCCACTAAAGCTACCGTGACGAGTACACACCAGAGCTTGTCACGGTGTTCGGGGAAATCTGGTGGTGTCCGGCGTGGATTATTCCGCCCCGGACATTATTATGAGCATATGAATTATGGCAGTGATAGGGGGCAGCAGTCCTTTGACTATTCCGCCCCCTATTTGCCGAGATGGAAGGCGTTACCTCTGGTGGTATCTGCACTCGGCGTGATAGCACTTCCTTTTGTTGCCGGAGGGGATTCCCAAGATCTTTCTTCCTCGCAATCGACTTCACCCGTTGTGCATCACAGGCCAATCGATCAGATCGCACTATCCACATTCGAAGACACCACGCCGTTGAAAACCGATGAGGTGGAACAGGCGTGGGAGCACACTCAGATCACCTACGTTGATTTAAGGACTGGGGCTCACCTAGGATCAGGCGCGGAACGGCTAGCGCGGGCGTCGTTAAGCCTGAGCAAGCTATACATTGCGGATTATGTGTTCGATCACGGAACACAAAAAGAAAAAGAACAAGCAGTCGAGATGATTCGGAAATCAGACGATGACATCGCCGACAAGCTTTTCGACGCCTACCCCAACTGCATCGACTCCGTTGCCAAGAAATACCAGCTTGAGGCTACCCAGACCTACGGGCGCTGGGGATACTCCTACACGTCCACATACGACGTTGTACACTTCATCGTCTCTTTGCTGCGCACGGACCCAGATTCCCCAGTGTTAGAGGCCATGCGCAACGTTGCCCCCAAAGCCGCCGACGGCACCGATCAAGACTTCGGAACCGCCATTTTGCCAGGGGTGCAGGGCAGTAAATTTGGTTGGTCCACCGATGGTGAACTGCACTCATCGGTCAGCTTCGGTGAGGACTTTGTCGTGGCGGTTTCCAGCATGGGATCCGCCGACGACCTTACTCAACTAGTAAAAACGCAGCTTTCAGGCCACGTTCGTACCTCTGCTAGCTAGACAGTTTAGAGATATCGCGGATGATCTGATCCACCGGAGGCATACCCGCTGGCAGCGGTGGCAGATTCTGCTGCAGGTTTTGAACAACAGAAGGATCCGATAGCGGCACCGGAGCAGGTCCTGGCACTGGCGCTGGAACATGAGTTGGGGCTGCCGGCTGGGTTACGCCTGGGAGCCACTGACCCCAATCCGAGGCGTAGACATTGTTCACATCTACCGTGACGCCATCGATAACCCGCTGGTAACCGGCCTTTTGATGAATAGTGGTCCGTGGGTGGATGCGGCCTTGAGAACCCCAATCGTGCTGCCAGAAGAACTCGCCGAGGCCGTCGGCAATCGCCCAATCGATCACGTTGTAGTTACCGTAAATGCCCAGCTGGTAACCGGCGGCATTCAACGCGGCAGCACTAGCCTGAAGATAAGGACGAATCTGTGCGTCATACTGCTGGCGCGTGGGATTGTCATCAATTGCCATGTAAATCGGGCGGCGAGTAGGGCCACCTGCAGCAACATGCAACGCAATCGCTTGCGGAACATGCACCGCAGCACCCGCAGCGCCCTGCTTCCAATCGGCAGTCGCATCCTTACCAAACTGATACACCGACGCCGTGAGCAAACCAGCGGCACCAGCTGCATGAGTTTCCGTAGCTGTGACTGGCTTGCCCGTCATCCACGATTCCGTGCCTGGGCGGCGACGCGAAACATAGCGCACCGAACCCAAATGACCAGCATTTTTGATGCCTTGTGCGGAGGGGACGCCAGCGGCGAAGTCGATAACAGTGCCGCGGATAGGGCCAGGGGCTGCGTGTGCGGTGCCAGCGGTGGCGACGGCGAGGGCGGTTCCGCCGATCGCGGCAACTGCCCCCGTGAGGAAACTCCTACGGGAGATGGAATGGTTCATGAGATGTGTGATCCTTGAGAAAGGGAGAGGCTCACGTGACTCATGAGTCAATATAAGCCTCGGAATATATTTCAAGTCACAATAGTAACAGTAGTGACGTGGAAAATCGAGACTACATTCTGCGCAATCTAACCCCTCGCAGCAATACGACGCCCCTGCGTAATCAAATTGCCAATAAGCGGAAACAGCAACACCGTCACAGAACCCGCCGCAACC
This window encodes:
- a CDS encoding solute symporter family protein, with translation MNIYTLAADAPGSAAGNPVLNIIVFIAFIMITMAVVLRAGKSTNEASDFYTGGGSFSGKQNGLAIAGDYLSAASFLGIVGAIALSGYDGFLYFIGFFVAWLVALLLVAEPLRNVGRFTMADVLSFRLKQKPVRVAAAFGTLFVSLFYLIAQMAGAGSLVSVLLDLHDHSAQAIVVAVVGVIMIVYVLIGGMKGTTYVQMIKAVLLVGGVTSMTILVFFSVKGGFSQLFDAAVHTHSQSDYLAKKGYEASQILEPGLKYGKSETSKLDFLSLGIALVLGTAGLPHVLMRFYTVPTAKEARRSVVWAIILIGSFYLMTLVLGFGAAALVGPDRIMKAPGTANAAAPLLALELAGPVFMALISAVAFATVLAVVAGLAITASASIAHDLYDAVLRDGKSTEEEQVRVSRITVVAIGVAAIILGILAMEQNVAFLVSLAFAIAASANLPTILYSLYWKRFNTTGAVASIYTGLISALVLIIFSPAVSGSETSMILGADFAWFPLSSPSLVSIPLAFIAGIVGTYLGRPDNLDHLQAEMEVRSLTGVGVEAPVDH
- a CDS encoding enoyl-CoA hydratase, translated to MAQVEVRIDGHLMCVTVNRHEARNALSAQMCDDITSALNNADEQARDTAAIRAVLIRSVGTIFCAGADLGSTTQSDDAAEVTQSDFHDSLTRMLESVVSCGVPVIADIQGPAVGAGMQLALSCDLRLVHHAAWFKVPAASLGFALDGWTINRAQCLLGGGWARSIFLGGATLSAPQAVATGFALEIADSDSAIAYAHRIAGMAPLALRQLKSALNSADFEYALVGESRDLFAQCWASTDAREGQLARKQKRDPVFTGR
- a CDS encoding DUF485 domain-containing protein is translated as MNAPVTPMQRREPSSEEFRAMQASPQFVDLKRTYRSFTFPMSIVFFVWYLVFVITATYVPDLMGKAVVGSVNVGVVLGVAQFVTTFIITWVYIKFANKNIEPRAAAIRESMEG
- a CDS encoding aldo/keto reductase, which translates into the protein MVTMKQHENIIPTITLNDGTEMPAIGFGTYKLREQDAYRAVRSAIEVGYRHIDTASLYKNEEEVGRAVADAITAGEVARDELFITTKVWNDMHGDQLTQRSFQESLQRLGLDYIDCCMVHWPWPQKGLYVESFAALAKIQGLGQLQSVAVANFYPEVLREIVAETGIAPVLNQVELHPGFSQAEQRTVDRELGVVTEAWSPLGRGDSLNAEAITLIAQCYEKTPAQVTLRWIHQLGCSVVPKSANPQRQRENLDIFDFELNTEDMNSITSLDEQGGRLFVDPHDFPGEVE
- a CDS encoding DUF1906 domain-containing protein, encoding MNHSISRRSFLTGAVAAIGGTALAVATAGTAHAAPGPIRGTVIDFAAGVPSAQGIKNAGHLGSVRYVSRRRPGTESWMTGKPVTATETHAAGAAGLLTASVYQFGKDATADWKQGAAGAAVHVPQAIALHVAAGGPTRRPIYMAIDDNPTRQQYDAQIRPYLQASAAALNAAGYQLGIYGNYNVIDWAIADGLGEFFWQHDWGSQGRIHPRTTIHQKAGYQRVIDGVTVDVNNVYASDWGQWLPGVTQPAAPTHVPAPVPGPAPVPLSDPSVVQNLQQNLPPLPAGMPPVDQIIRDISKLSS